A segment of the Terribacillus aidingensis genome:
TGGAAATTGTTTTGGCGATCGTATCTTTCTGATTGGAAATGATGAACACAGCTTTCTTTGGATTTAACCCTTCAATCACGAATTCCATTACCTTAGTTGCGATATATAGCATAATTACAGTAATCAAAAGCTTCTCTGTACCGATGATGAACCATGAAGCTGCCACTACGATCAAATCGAAGAACAGCAGGGCAAAGCTTGTGTTCCAATCAAGATACTTATTTGCAAGACGGGCAAGAATTGCAGTGCCTGCTGTCGTGCCGCCTACTTTAAGTACAAGTCCAATGCCGACACCTGCAAATAAACCGCCGAAAACTGCGTTTACTAGTACTTGATCAGAAGCTATTTCCCAGCTCTCTGTTATATGAAGGAAAATAGAATTGAGTATGACGACGATAATTGTATAAAAAACGGTCTGTTTGTCTAGGAATCGATATCCTATGATAAGCAAGAGTCCATTCAAAATTAAGTTCATGATACTCGGAGCCCAGCCAAGAGCATAAAATAAAATTATAGTAACACCTGTTACACCGCCTTCACCCAGCTCACTTGGAATAGCGAAGATATTCACTGCCAGGGCAAATAGAAAGGATCCAGCCATAAGGAATACGAGGTCTTTGAGGAAGTGCTGCTTTATCTGTTTCATCTGATAACCCCCTTTTAAAATGTTGTTTCTTCTCTGATAGACCACGAGATTATATCACACTGCATTATAGCTTGCCATATTACTTGACAAGATTCTAAAAGAATATCTGCCGGTTTCATTGCGGATAAAGAAAGGGTAATTGAATATAAAAAGTGAAATTTTAGCAAAATGCGCATAAATTGTGTCTGATTATGAAAAAGATTAGTATGTAGATAGTAGGAGGGTATGCAGATGAATGAAACATTTAAAGCGTTAATTGCAGATAAACAGGGAGAAGACTTCTCGGTCCAGGTGAGGGAATTGACCGTTGACCAGTTGCCGGAGGGAGAAGTATTAATCAAGGTCCACTATTCTGGCGTCAACTATAAAGATAGCCTAGCAACGATACCAAATGGAAATGTAGTGAAGTCTTACCCGATCGTACCGGGAATAGATTTAGCTGGAGAAGTTGTCACTTCCGAAGATGAGCGATTCCAGCCGGGTGATCAAGTCATTGCCACGAGCTATGAAATCGGGGTTGCTCGTCATGGTGGTTATAGCGAGTACGCAAGGGTGCCGGCCGAATATATTGTCCCATTGCCGGAAGGGATGACGACGAGAGAAGCAATGATCATTGGTACAGCAGGGTTTACAGCTGCACTTTCCGTTCAACGCTTGTTGGAGAATGGTTTGAATAAAGAAAACGGTCCAGTACTTGTTACAGGAGCGACCGGAGGAGTCGGAAGCTTCGCGGTAGCTATATTGTACAAGCTTGGCTTCGAAGTAGAAGCAAGCACAGGTAAACTAGAGGAGCAGGAATACCTCAAGGAGCTTGGAGCTACCCGTATTATTTCGCGTGATGAGGTGTATGACGGCAACCTCAAACAGCTTGCCAGCCAAAAATGGGCAGCAGCAGTCGATCCTGTTGGCGGAGAACCTTTAGCGGCGGTCCTCAGCCAGCTCAAGTATAATGGATCTGCTGCAGTGAGCGGATTGACAGCAGGAGGTAAGGTTCCGACTAGTGTCTTCCCATTCATCCTGCGCGGAATCAACTTACTTGGAATCGATTCGGTCTATTGCCCGAAACCAACTCGCGATAAAGTATGGATGCAGCTGGCAACCGCTTTTAACCCAGGAGATTTGGAACGATTCGTGATAGAAGAGCTGGCATTGGAGCAATTGCCAGATGCATTACCTAATTTATTGCAAGGTCATGCCCGAGGCCGATATCTTGTCCGTATCGAAGAATGAGTGTGACATTTGTGTGTCATAGAATTTGAACTGTTTGTGAACGTCGTCACAAATTGTTTCCCTCTGCGATCAATCATGGCATAATCATAATCAAATGACTATGTGAGGTGCACAAAATGATTTATCTATTAATTGTGTTCGCGGTGGCTTGTGTTGTTGGCTGTTTTGCAACTTGGATGAAGATGGTCAAACAAGACGAAAATCAATTTGCAAATGTGACGGAAACTCAGACAGAAACATATAAAAAGGCTAATTAAATGTAAAAAGCGCGCTGTTCAATCAGCGTGCTTTTTTTATATGACAATATTACTAACTTTTCTTCATAAAATGGGTTATAACATTAGCTGATTAGGGTAAAGGTATGATATTCGAATGATGCTTAAGGAGAAAGGTACTGGAAATGAAAACAGTTGCGGAGATGACCAAAAGTGTAAGTGCTTTTGATAATTTCGATGAAGCGGCACAGGGTGTGCTGGATATTATCAGTGAATTCGTGAAGATTAATACACTATTTATCGCTAAAAATGATAGCGTTCATAATGAAATCATCAAAGTTGTAAATCAGAAAGAGACGCTCCTGCAGGAAGGTGAAAAGCTTCCCTTTAATGAAACATTATGCAAGCTTAGTGTGGATCACGGGAGAGAAATACTAATAATTCCCGACTTGGCGAAAAGCGAACTTTCTCAATCGCTTGAGGTAGCAAAGAATCTTGGAGGCGGCAGCTTTATCGGGATTCCGATCTATTTTGAGAACGGACAGAATTACGGAACCATTTGCGGACTTGACTCGAACTCATTTCCGTTTACAGAGGAACACATCCGACTATTTGAAACGATGGCTTCGCTTATGACTTTTGTACTTGAGCTTGATAATGCAAACAAGCAGATACAAAATTTATCAGCACCATTTGTTCCGATTACTTCTGGGGTAGCAGTGCTTCCGATTATCGGATTCATCAATGAAGATAGAGCAGAAAAAATAATTCAGCTATCTCTGCAGAAGAGTCTGGAGCTGAATTTAGACTATCTTGTCATCGACTTATCTGGTATCTCTCAGATTGATCATGTGGTGAGCAGCTCACTTCTAAAGATAGCCACCTTGCTGAAGCTTATCGGTGTGACCCCAATTCTGACCGGATTCCATCCGGATTTAGCATTGAAAGCATTATCCCTGCAGATGGAATTAAAGGACATTTTTATCGAAGCCAATTTGGAGCG
Coding sequences within it:
- a CDS encoding GAF domain-containing protein, translated to MKTVAEMTKSVSAFDNFDEAAQGVLDIISEFVKINTLFIAKNDSVHNEIIKVVNQKETLLQEGEKLPFNETLCKLSVDHGREILIIPDLAKSELSQSLEVAKNLGGGSFIGIPIYFENGQNYGTICGLDSNSFPFTEEHIRLFETMASLMTFVLELDNANKQIQNLSAPFVPITSGVAVLPIIGFINEDRAEKIIQLSLQKSLELNLDYLVIDLSGISQIDHVVSSSLLKIATLLKLIGVTPILTGFHPDLALKALSLQMELKDIFIEANLERALNKIGLKLEKRDSL
- a CDS encoding acryloyl-CoA reductase, with protein sequence MNETFKALIADKQGEDFSVQVRELTVDQLPEGEVLIKVHYSGVNYKDSLATIPNGNVVKSYPIVPGIDLAGEVVTSEDERFQPGDQVIATSYEIGVARHGGYSEYARVPAEYIVPLPEGMTTREAMIIGTAGFTAALSVQRLLENGLNKENGPVLVTGATGGVGSFAVAILYKLGFEVEASTGKLEEQEYLKELGATRIISRDEVYDGNLKQLASQKWAAAVDPVGGEPLAAVLSQLKYNGSAAVSGLTAGGKVPTSVFPFILRGINLLGIDSVYCPKPTRDKVWMQLATAFNPGDLERFVIEELALEQLPDALPNLLQGHARGRYLVRIEE
- a CDS encoding YitT family protein; translated protein: MKQIKQHFLKDLVFLMAGSFLFALAVNIFAIPSELGEGGVTGVTIILFYALGWAPSIMNLILNGLLLIIGYRFLDKQTVFYTIIVVILNSIFLHITESWEIASDQVLVNAVFGGLFAGVGIGLVLKVGGTTAGTAILARLANKYLDWNTSFALLFFDLIVVAASWFIIGTEKLLITVIMLYIATKVMEFVIEGLNPKKAVFIISNQKDTIAKTISTQLDRGVTLLEGRGYYTQNQKEILYVVINKQELLPLKKIVRSIDTKAFITLYDVRDVFGEGFMDITK